One genomic region from Colletotrichum lupini chromosome 7, complete sequence encodes:
- a CDS encoding cytidylyltransferase has product MGSQDYPSLLLLPLPTQPPSRASLSAAYRPSLQAVLSKLKNPSRSSVLIVAVVGPLLRGASPKTKSLSWQATQSLIAGLYSLIALICAEQAIASDVDGGPGAVDARVVLVDHDANRRFAPDFQAAIDPNNTTVVDLPTFASAYHPWNFIFHINSEQGYRTLSTYLKFAESRQTILQSQLVVVEAGLSMNVEGSSEDPVEDTPGYNIVCLGGTFDHLHPGHKLLLTAAVLLLRVPVKDSTSHCRLIVGITGDQMLVNKKHAELVQSWDDRTNYTLDFLSSLLELNKSGWKKKTSPAETVSRQPGRVEATFRDGAIVVECVEFQDVYGPTVTLEEMDVLVYSGETRSGGKAVNDKRTAQGWRPLETFEVEVLDASEQGEGASETENFASKISSTAIRKQKAEAAAKATATARPESKSRLA; this is encoded by the coding sequence ATGGGCTCTCAAGACTATCCGAGCCTACTGCTCCTCCCGCTCCCCACCCAGCCACCATCACGGGCCTCGCTCAGCGCCGCATACCGTCCCTCGCTACAGGCAGTCCTATCCAAACTCAAGAACCCAAGTCGGTCTTCCGTACTTATTGTGGCTGTCGTTGGCCCTCTTCTCCGCGGGGCATCACCAAAAACCAAATCGCTGTCATGGCAAGCTACCCAGTCTCTCATCGCCGGTCTCTACAGCCTCATCGCCCTGATATGCGCCGAGCAGGCCATTGCCAGCGATGTCGATGGGGGACCTGGCGCGGTTGACGCACGCGTCGTCTTGGTGGACCACGATGCCAACCGGAGGTTTGCGCCGGACTTCCAGGCCGCCATCGATCCTAACAACACAACGGTCGTGGACCTGCCGACCTTTGCCTCGGCATACCACCCCTGGAACTTCATCTTCCATATCAATAGTGAACAAGGCTATCGTACATTGTCGACATATCTCAAGTTCGCTGAGAGTAGGCAAACGATTTTGCAGTCGCAACTGGTGGTTGTCGAGGCAGGTCTGAGTATGAATGTCGAGGGTTCGAGCGAGGATCCAGTGGAAGATACCCCGGGATACAACATCGTCTGTCTAGGGGGCACATTCGACCATTTACACCCCGGCCACAAATTACTCCTCACGGCAGCCGTACTTCTACTCCGGGTGCCGGTCAAGGACTCGACATCGCATTGCCGCTTGATCGTCGGCATCACCGGAGACCAGATGCTGGTCAACAAGAAACACGCAGAGCTCGTGCAATCATGGGATGACAGAACCAACTACactctcgactttttatcATCCCTTCTTGAGCTAAACAAGAGCGgatggaagaagaagacaaGCCCGGCAGAAACAGTGTCGAGACAACCGGGCCGCGTCGAGGCCACCTTTCGCGACGGCGCCATCGTCGTCGAATGTGTCGAGTTCCAGGACGTCTATGGCCCGACGGTCACGCTGGAGGAGATGGATGTGCTCGTGTACTCGGGGGAGACGCGGTCGGGAGGAAAGGCCGTCAACGACAAGCGGACGGCGCAAGGGTGGAGACCGCTGGAGACATTTGAAGTGGAGGTATTGGATGCCAGTGAGCAAGGAGAGGGGGCGAGCGAGACGGAGAATTTCGCGTCCAAGATTAGCAGCACGGCGATTCGGAAGCAAAAGGCTGAGGCAGCGGCCAAAGCAACGGCGACAGCGAGGCCAGAGAGTAAAAGCCGGCTGGCTTAG